A single region of the Oryzias latipes chromosome 21, ASM223467v1 genome encodes:
- the LOC101166445 gene encoding cell cycle control protein 50A-like, producing MGKEKSKSGPLARRPDNSAFKQQRLPAWSPMLTASAVLPFFYLLALICMLLGVWLLLTVQNTQEMKVDYTEAGSCNLCFEMRKNVSNAGQRCTCMIMFSIEKAFKGDVFIYYGLRNFHQNLRRYMDSRDDGQMLGRKSNLKSPSSYCKPFDVDEKGVPIAPCGAVANSMFNDSFILTYYTINGPTVVPLLRKGLTWYTDKNVKYRNPKMDNLTLPEVFEGTTRPPYWQKPVYQLDPFDPNNNGFINDDLLVWMREAAFPNFKKLYGFLYRANKPFTKGLPAGNYSVTISYNFPVQYFKGRKEVVLTTVSWFGGQNHFLPIAYLVTSGLILLTAVVLTVVWWKFGKDGKNMAD from the exons ATGGGCAAAGAGAAGAGCAAGTCTGGGCCTTTGGCTCGAAGGCCCGACAACTCTGCCTTCAAACAGCAGCGCCTACCGGCCTGGTCTCCCATGCTAACCGCTAGCGCCGTGCTGCCGTTCTTCTACCTGCTGGCTTTGATCTGCATGCTGCTGGGCGTGTGGCTGCTGCTCACGGTCCAAAACACTCAggaaatgaag GTGGACTACACGGAGGCCGGCAGCTGTAATCTCTGTTTTGAAATGAGGAAGAACGTGAGCAATGCAGGGCAGAGGTGCACCTGCATGATCATGTTTTCCATCGAGAAAGCCTTTAAG GGGGACGTCTTCATCTACTACGGGCTCAGAAACTTCCACCAGAACCTCCGCAGGTACATGGACTCTAGAGATGATGGCCAGATGCTTGGAAGGAAGAGCAACTTAAAG AGTCCCAGCAGTTACTGCAAACCATTTGACGTGGATGAGAAAGGGGTCCCCATCGCTCCCTGTGGCGCCGTGGCCAACAGCATGTTTAACG ACTCCTTCATTCTGACCTATTACACCATCAACGGTCCGACCGTCGTTCCGCTCTTACGGAAAGGCCTCACGTGGTACACGGACAAAAACGTCAAATACCGCAACCCCAAAATGGACAACCTGACTCTGCCGGAGGTGTTTGAAG GTACAACACGGCCTCCTTACTGGCAGAAGCCCGTCTACCAGCTGGATCCTTTCGACCCGAACAACAACGGCTTCATCAACGACGACCTGCTTGTTTGGATGAGGGAGGCGGCTTTCCCCAACTTCAAGAAGCTCTACGGGTTTTTATACCGGGCCAACAAACCCTTCACCAAGGGGCTTCCAGCAGGAAACTACAGCGTCACCATTTCCTACA ACTTCCCCGTTCAGTACTTCAAAGGCAGAAAGGAAGTGGTTCTGACCACAGTGAGCTGGTTTGGAGGCCAGAACCACTTCCTGCCCATCGCTTACCTGGTGACGAGCGGCCTCATCCTGCTGACGGCCGTCGTCCTCACGGTGGTCTGGTGGAAGTTTGGGAAGGACGGGAAGAACATGGCGGATTGA
- the cmss1 gene encoding protein CMSS1 isoform X2 — protein MGDDLGDEWWEHDDNADASEAAEEEEEKPVEQTQMKAEKRKRQPDKAAKVKKKSTEQKHPVVPQTKETDELQPKKKRRKKKTITDVLATSDPKPGSPADLQDLVTLYFSDKRSVIELEELKLADSSFLSSNDLTHTLSSYLKQVCPKWAKIQKQHSETGSVVILIVCSSALRAIELLKQVTAFKGEAKAVKLFAKHIKIDEQVKLLRKGVAHIGVGTPGRISALIEKEGLNLQALRYVVLDWNWRDQKLRRMVDIPEIKLDLMKLLENGIFSACKEEKVKMGLF, from the exons ATGCTTCAGAGGcagcagaagaggaagaggagaagccTGTGGAGCAAACACAGATGAAAgcagagaagaggaagaggcaACCAGACAAAGCAGCCAAAGTGAAGAAGAAAAGCACCGAGCAG AAACATCCAGTGGTTCCTCAAACTAAAGAGACGGATGAACTGCAGCccaaaaagaagag gaggaagaagaaaacgaTCACGGACGTTCTTGCGACCTCAGACCCAAAGCCCGGCAGTCCGGCGGACCTGCAGGATCTGGTCACGCTGTACTTCTCCGACAAACGCTCCGTCATCGAGCTGGAGGAGCTGAAACTGGCCG ACTCCAGTTTCCTGTCAAGTAATGATTTGACCCACACTCTCTCATCTTACCTGAAACAAG tttgtcCCAAGTGGGCAAAAATCCAAAAGCAGCACTCGGAGACCGGTTCTGTTGTTATTCTCATCGTTTGCAGCTCTGCGCTTCGAGCCATCGAGCTACTCAA GCAGGTGACGGCGTTCAAGGGGGAGGCCAAAGCTGTGAAACTGTTCGCTAAGCACATCAAG ATCGATGAGCAGGTGAAGCTGCTGCGGAAAGGCGTGGCTCACATCGGCGTTGGCACTCCCGGCCGGATCAGCGCTCTCATCGAGAAGG AGGGCCTCAACCTGCAGGCTTTGAGGTACGTCGTTCTGGACTGGAACTGGAGGGACCAGAAGCTCAGGAGGATGGTGGACATTCCAGAG ATCAAATTGGACCTCATGAAGCTCCTGGAGAATGGAATCTTTTCTgcctgcaaagaagaaaaagtcaaaatgggaCTGTTTTAG
- the cmss1 gene encoding protein CMSS1 isoform X1, with translation MGDDLGDEWWEHDDNADASEAAEEEEEKPVEQTQMKAEKRKRQPDKAAKVKKKSTEQKHPVVPQTKETDELQPKKKRKRKKKTITDVLATSDPKPGSPADLQDLVTLYFSDKRSVIELEELKLADSSFLSSNDLTHTLSSYLKQVCPKWAKIQKQHSETGSVVILIVCSSALRAIELLKQVTAFKGEAKAVKLFAKHIKIDEQVKLLRKGVAHIGVGTPGRISALIEKEGLNLQALRYVVLDWNWRDQKLRRMVDIPEIKLDLMKLLENGIFSACKEEKVKMGLF, from the exons ATGCTTCAGAGGcagcagaagaggaagaggagaagccTGTGGAGCAAACACAGATGAAAgcagagaagaggaagaggcaACCAGACAAAGCAGCCAAAGTGAAGAAGAAAAGCACCGAGCAG AAACATCCAGTGGTTCCTCAAACTAAAGAGACGGATGAACTGCAGCccaaaaagaagaggaag aggaagaagaaaacgaTCACGGACGTTCTTGCGACCTCAGACCCAAAGCCCGGCAGTCCGGCGGACCTGCAGGATCTGGTCACGCTGTACTTCTCCGACAAACGCTCCGTCATCGAGCTGGAGGAGCTGAAACTGGCCG ACTCCAGTTTCCTGTCAAGTAATGATTTGACCCACACTCTCTCATCTTACCTGAAACAAG tttgtcCCAAGTGGGCAAAAATCCAAAAGCAGCACTCGGAGACCGGTTCTGTTGTTATTCTCATCGTTTGCAGCTCTGCGCTTCGAGCCATCGAGCTACTCAA GCAGGTGACGGCGTTCAAGGGGGAGGCCAAAGCTGTGAAACTGTTCGCTAAGCACATCAAG ATCGATGAGCAGGTGAAGCTGCTGCGGAAAGGCGTGGCTCACATCGGCGTTGGCACTCCCGGCCGGATCAGCGCTCTCATCGAGAAGG AGGGCCTCAACCTGCAGGCTTTGAGGTACGTCGTTCTGGACTGGAACTGGAGGGACCAGAAGCTCAGGAGGATGGTGGACATTCCAGAG ATCAAATTGGACCTCATGAAGCTCCTGGAGAATGGAATCTTTTCTgcctgcaaagaagaaaaagtcaaaatgggaCTGTTTTAG